One part of the Miscanthus floridulus cultivar M001 unplaced genomic scaffold, ASM1932011v1 fs_118_3, whole genome shotgun sequence genome encodes these proteins:
- the LOC136530403 gene encoding uncharacterized protein codes for MHGPRPRPPPPTPQPPSAAKTDPAAWGPDLSDWAPDRRPQPAPPPPSREEKKTPSPPSLGLHGHQPALQQPRQPPRQPPRRSRGAGPPACCRCAANTRRESPAATITAGRAAMPAASSGGGTAGEEERGVREAARRGPPESPRVGERRGRLWGV; via the coding sequence ATGCATGGGCCCCGGCCccggccaccgccgccgacgccgcaaCCGCCGTCGGCCGCCAAGACAGATCCGGCAGCCTGGGGTCCGGATCTGTCCGACTGGGCCCCGGACCGGCGGCCtcagccagcgccgccgccgccatcaagAGAGGAGAAGAAGACGCCCTCGCCGCCATCCCTTGGCCTGCACGGACACCAGCCGGCGCTGCAGCAGCCGCGGCAGCCACCTCGTCAACCTCCACGCCGGTCGCGCGGGGCCGGACCGCCGGCCTGCTGCAGGTGCGCCGCCAACACGAGGAGGGAGAGCCCCGCCGCCACCATCACAGCCGGCCGGGCGGCCATGCCGGCAGCCAGCTCCGGCGGCGGCACGGCGGGCGAGGAGGAGAGGGGTGTGAGGGAGGCGGCGCGGCGGGGGCCGCCCGAGTCGCCCCGTGTGGGGGAGCGACGCGGGCGTTTGTGGGGGGTCTGA